From a single Mobula birostris isolate sMobBir1 chromosome 13, sMobBir1.hap1, whole genome shotgun sequence genomic region:
- the LOC140207262 gene encoding killer cell lectin-like receptor subfamily G member 1 isoform X3, which yields MVENETYADRQLAGWKSPAPSGAEPDCSYVELNFTAVSAPRVRRDGGPHKREPKDNLGNRSNFKICLLCLVTSALIVTVAGLSIYVSQIRQSQIISEKNYQLLCQFLTNNREPTCPKDWIRNKERCYYVSIFETSFYTAMQECSNRDSRLFEINTRDEAKAVFLFLRNRNLAYWIGKCEDGNVASGLLLKIYPGTPACGHCDQNGGSSPCDLKHGFICEKSAHLFPDFPEEIQDLCQQPVGPI from the exons ATGGTTGAGAACGAGACCTACGCGGATAGGCAGCTCGCAGGATGGAAATCACCTGCTCCTTCCGGAG CTGAACCTGATTGTTCGTACGTGGAACTTAATTTCACGGCCGTCTCAGCGCCCCGGGTCCGTAGAGATGGAG GTCCGCATAAACGTGAGCCGAAAGACAACCTCGGAAATAGATCGAACTTTAAGATCTGCCTACTCTGTCTAGTTACATCCGCCCTCATCGTGACAGTGGCCGGGCTCTCGATCTATG TATCACAGATTCGTCAGTCTCAGATCATCTCCGAAAAAAACTACCAACTACTTTGCCAATTCCTCACCAACAACAGAG AGCCAACGTGTCCCAAGGACTGGATCAGAAATAAAGAACGGTGTTATTACGTATCCATCTTTGAAACATCTTTCTACACAGCGATGCAAGAATGTTCAAACCGTGATTCAAGACTTTTCGAAATCAATACAAGGGATGAAGCG AAAGCTGTTTTCCTTTTTCTTCGTAACCGAAACCTTGCttactggattggaaaatgcgaaGACGG GAATGTGGCCTCTGGACTCTTGCTCAAGATTTACCCTGGAACACCCGCCTGCGGTCACTGCGACCAGAACGGAGGGAGTTCTCCTTGCGACCTTAAGCACGGTTTCATCTGCGAGAAGTCCGCACATTTGTTCCCAGATTTTCCCGAAGAGATCCAGGATCTCTGTCAACAGCCCGTGGGGCCGATCTGA
- the LOC140207262 gene encoding C-type lectin domain family 2 member F-like isoform X2: MVENETYADRQLAGWKSPAPSGAEPDCSYVELNFTAVSAPRVRRDGDGLTSTYSEVNFRNDDHLMNEDEAPPIGSGLRKLPDNALSGPHKREPKDNLGNRSNFKICLLCLVTSALIVTVAGLSIYEPTCPKDWIRNKERCYYVSIFETSFYTAMQECSNRDSRLFEINTRDEAKAVFLFLRNRNLAYWIGKCEDGNVASGLLLKIYPGTPACGHCDQNGGSSPCDLKHGFICEKSAHLFPDFPEEIQDLCQQPVGPI; encoded by the exons ATGGTTGAGAACGAGACCTACGCGGATAGGCAGCTCGCAGGATGGAAATCACCTGCTCCTTCCGGAG CTGAACCTGATTGTTCGTACGTGGAACTTAATTTCACGGCCGTCTCAGCGCCCCGGGTCCGTAGAGATGGAG ACGGCCTGACATCTACCTACTCAGAGGTGAACTTTCGGAATGACGATCACCTCATGAATGAGGATGAGGCTCCTCCCATCGGCTCTGGGCTCCGAAAATTGCCAGACAATGCCCTATCAG GTCCGCATAAACGTGAGCCGAAAGACAACCTCGGAAATAGATCGAACTTTAAGATCTGCCTACTCTGTCTAGTTACATCCGCCCTCATCGTGACAGTGGCCGGGCTCTCGATCTATG AGCCAACGTGTCCCAAGGACTGGATCAGAAATAAAGAACGGTGTTATTACGTATCCATCTTTGAAACATCTTTCTACACAGCGATGCAAGAATGTTCAAACCGTGATTCAAGACTTTTCGAAATCAATACAAGGGATGAAGCG AAAGCTGTTTTCCTTTTTCTTCGTAACCGAAACCTTGCttactggattggaaaatgcgaaGACGG GAATGTGGCCTCTGGACTCTTGCTCAAGATTTACCCTGGAACACCCGCCTGCGGTCACTGCGACCAGAACGGAGGGAGTTCTCCTTGCGACCTTAAGCACGGTTTCATCTGCGAGAAGTCCGCACATTTGTTCCCAGATTTTCCCGAAGAGATCCAGGATCTCTGTCAACAGCCCGTGGGGCCGATCTGA
- the LOC140207262 gene encoding C-type lectin domain family 2 member F-like isoform X1 produces MVENETYADRQLAGWKSPAPSGAEPDCSYVELNFTAVSAPRVRRDGDGLTSTYSEVNFRNDDHLMNEDEAPPIGSGLRKLPDNALSGPHKREPKDNLGNRSNFKICLLCLVTSALIVTVAGLSIYVSQIRQSQIISEKNYQLLCQFLTNNREPTCPKDWIRNKERCYYVSIFETSFYTAMQECSNRDSRLFEINTRDEAKAVFLFLRNRNLAYWIGKCEDGNVASGLLLKIYPGTPACGHCDQNGGSSPCDLKHGFICEKSAHLFPDFPEEIQDLCQQPVGPI; encoded by the exons ATGGTTGAGAACGAGACCTACGCGGATAGGCAGCTCGCAGGATGGAAATCACCTGCTCCTTCCGGAG CTGAACCTGATTGTTCGTACGTGGAACTTAATTTCACGGCCGTCTCAGCGCCCCGGGTCCGTAGAGATGGAG ACGGCCTGACATCTACCTACTCAGAGGTGAACTTTCGGAATGACGATCACCTCATGAATGAGGATGAGGCTCCTCCCATCGGCTCTGGGCTCCGAAAATTGCCAGACAATGCCCTATCAG GTCCGCATAAACGTGAGCCGAAAGACAACCTCGGAAATAGATCGAACTTTAAGATCTGCCTACTCTGTCTAGTTACATCCGCCCTCATCGTGACAGTGGCCGGGCTCTCGATCTATG TATCACAGATTCGTCAGTCTCAGATCATCTCCGAAAAAAACTACCAACTACTTTGCCAATTCCTCACCAACAACAGAG AGCCAACGTGTCCCAAGGACTGGATCAGAAATAAAGAACGGTGTTATTACGTATCCATCTTTGAAACATCTTTCTACACAGCGATGCAAGAATGTTCAAACCGTGATTCAAGACTTTTCGAAATCAATACAAGGGATGAAGCG AAAGCTGTTTTCCTTTTTCTTCGTAACCGAAACCTTGCttactggattggaaaatgcgaaGACGG GAATGTGGCCTCTGGACTCTTGCTCAAGATTTACCCTGGAACACCCGCCTGCGGTCACTGCGACCAGAACGGAGGGAGTTCTCCTTGCGACCTTAAGCACGGTTTCATCTGCGAGAAGTCCGCACATTTGTTCCCAGATTTTCCCGAAGAGATCCAGGATCTCTGTCAACAGCCCGTGGGGCCGATCTGA